TTGATCTAATTTATCTATAATTTTAATAGGATATAAAATTTTTTGATGAACATATTTTGGAAAATACTGATCCAATTTTTTGGAATTGATAGTTATTAATCCATTCCCTAGTTTTAAATAAACACGGGCAAGAGATCTTTTCCTCCTTCCTATAGTATGATGTATCATGATACTTTTTAATTCAACTTAAATAAAATAGGTTTTTGAGCTTCATGTTTGTGATTGGATTTTTGATAAACATGAAGATTTTTCAAAATTGAACGTCCTAAACGATTTTTAGGAAGCATTCCTTTTACTGCTTTGTATATCAATATTCTGGAATCTTTATTAAACAAATTTTTAACAGCAGTTTCCTTTTTCCCTCCAGGATATCCAGTATAACGGATATATTTTTTATAATTCCATTTTTTTCCAGTGAGTCTAATATTATTAGAATTAATCACAATGACATGATCTCCACAATCTACATGGGGAGAAAAAAAAGGTTTATGTTTTCCTATTATAATAGAAGCTATTCTAG
This sequence is a window from Blattabacterium cuenoti. Protein-coding genes within it:
- the rplM gene encoding 50S ribosomal protein L13, with the translated sequence MDPLSLKTTSSKKDSIVKSWIIMDATNQILGRFSSRIASIIIGKHKPFFSPHVDCGDHVIVINSNNIRLTGKKWNYKKYIRYTGYPGGKKETAVKNLFNKDSRILIYKAVKGMLPKNRLGRSILKNLHVYQKSNHKHEAQKPILFKLN